The Deltaproteobacteria bacterium genome has a window encoding:
- the tuf gene encoding elongation factor Tu (EF-Tu; promotes GTP-dependent binding of aminoacyl-tRNA to the A-site of ribosomes during protein biosynthesis; when the tRNA anticodon matches the mRNA codon, GTP hydrolysis results; the inactive EF-Tu-GDP leaves the ribosome and release of GDP is promoted by elongation factor Ts; many prokaryotes have two copies of the gene encoding EF-Tu), whose protein sequence is MSKQKFERTKPHVNVGTIGHVDHGKTTLTAAITKVLANRGWAEFVP, encoded by the coding sequence ATGTCCAAGCAGAAGTTTGAGCGCACGAAGCCTCACGTGAACGTGGGAACGATCGGTCACGTGGATCACGGGAAGACGACCTTGACGGCGGCGATCACGAAGGTATTGGCGAATCGCGGCTGGGCGGAGTTTGTGCCGT